The region CAGCCCGGGATCTCCGTCGAGTGAATCGTGCCCGGCAAAAGTTCGATCAGAGCAATCGAAATCAAGATCAAACCCGCCCCAGCCATTGACCGCCCGCTCAACCGCTCACCCAGCACCACCATCGACGTCAGCCAGGCAAACACAGGCTCCAGCGTCAGGATCACCGCAGTCTGCGTCGCTGGCAGATGCTGCTGCGCGTAGCTCTGGATGGTGAACGCTGCCGCCGTCGCCAGCACACTCGTCACCCCCAGCGCTACCACCAGCCGTCCCGTCAGGTGAAAAAAATGCACCGGCTCCAGTGGCAGCGTCACCAGCATCACCCCCGCCGCATCCGCAATCTGCAGCGTCCCCAGCAACCCCGCGCCCATCCCCTTGGACACCCTGGCCAGGATCAGCAGGTGCCCCGCAAACGCCAGAGCACACACCAGCGTCAGCAGATCGCCAAGCCCAATCGTTCCAAAGATATCCTTCGCAGCGGTCCCCGCCGGAGTCGTCACCAGCAGCAGCCCGCCAAACGCCAGACAAGCCCCAACCCCCGCCGTCCATCCCGGAGCCCGCATCCCCGCAGGCCGAAACCTCGGCACGAGCGTCAGTAGAGGCACAAACACCACCACCAGCCCGGTGATAAACGCAGACTTTGCCGCGGTAGTCCGCACCAGCCCAAACGTCTGAAACTGGTACCCCAGCGCCAGAAACAGTCCCGCCAAAGCCCCAGCCCGCACCTGCGCCCTGGTGACCCCATGCAACTCCCGCCAGTTAACACCCGCCAGCACCACCGCAGCCAGCGACATACGGATCAGGTTGAACAGCAGCGGGGAAGCATCCCCTAGCGCCGCCTTCACCACCACAAACGACCCACCCCAAACCAGCACTGTCCCCAGCAGCAGAACCCTGGCCAGAGTCGCCGGCTTCAGAACCCTCATTCGGCGTCAAGAGCAGCCTTGCGCCCGCTCGGCATCACCTGGTTGCCAGCCTGAAATACCATCCGTCCCCCGACCACGGTCCGCAGCACCTTCGTCCGCAGAATCTCATCCGGCGTAGCTTTCGTCAGGTCATGGTCCAGCACCACAAAGTCAGCCAGGTATCCCGCCTCCAGCCGCCCCTTCCGCGTCTCCCGGAACTCCGCATAGGCCGACCCCTGCGTATACGCATAGATCGCCTCCTGAATCGTCAGCCTCTGCTCCGTGTGGAACGTCATCGTGCGCCCCTCGTTCGCCCGAGTCACAGCCGAATAAAGCCCCCGAAACGGGCTGATCGATTCCACCGGATAGTCCGTCCCAAACGCCAGCGGCACATGATGATCCAGCATCGAGCGCCACGCATACGCATCCTTGCTCCGCTCCGGTCCCAGCCTGTCCCCGGCCCACTTCATATCCGTCAGCAGGTGAGAAGGCTGCATCGAAGCCACCACCCCCAGCGTATGGAACCGCTCAAAGTCCTCCGGCAGCACCACCTGCGCATGTTCCACCCGGAACCGCATATCCTTGCCCGTGTACTCCGCTGGCGCACCCTCGGACACATCCGAATCCGGATGAGCCATCTGTGCCTTCGCATCCGCCGGCACGCCAACCTGCTCGGCCGCCTCAAACGCATTCAGCGCGACGTCGTTTGCCTCATCGCCGATCGCATGGAACCCAAGCTGGAACCCCGCCGCCGCCCGTTCCGCGGCCATATTGTTCACCTTATCCTGCTCATACCGAGACAGTCCGGAGTTGTTCGGATCATCCGCATACCCTTCGCGCAGCGCCGCCGTCCGAGACCCTAAAGATCCATCCATGAACGCCTTCAACTGTCCCAGGTGCAGCAGAGGATCGTTCGCATCGTGCGTCGCCCGCCGCCGCTTCAGCGTCGACAGCGGCAGATTGAAGTCCATCCACTCCGACACCCGCAGGTTCAGCTTGCCCGTATGCTCCATCGACTCCAGCACCAGCCAGTCGTCCCAGTCGGAGAAGTCCT is a window of Granulicella tundricola MP5ACTX9 DNA encoding:
- a CDS encoding amidohydrolase; translation: MRSALLPFSFVLAAACVSMAQAQADTSPNTIYVHANILTGAHLRGNDPSGVPARATALAVTNASVVAVGGDEELLRLKGPHTQVVDLDGAFVMPGFNDAHTHMASGGQQRLSVDLDATPSLADMLERIKAYTASAKPGQWIQGAGWDHTLWANKTLPSRQDLDTVTGGHPAVFYRTDGHIVVANSAALLAAGISSATTAPQGSKIDRDKDGVPTGIVRESPAIAMIMAKVPPPDPDVRRKALEVAIADALAHGVTSVQDFSDWDDWLVLESMEHTGKLNLRVSEWMDFNLPLSTLKRRRATHDANDPLLHLGQLKAFMDGSLGSRTAALREGYADDPNNSGLSRYEQDKVNNMAAERAAAGFQLGFHAIGDEANDVALNAFEAAEQVGVPADAKAQMAHPDSDVSEGAPAEYTGKDMRFRVEHAQVVLPEDFERFHTLGVVASMQPSHLLTDMKWAGDRLGPERSKDAYAWRSMLDHHVPLAFGTDYPVESISPFRGLYSAVTRANEGRTMTFHTEQRLTIQEAIYAYTQGSAYAEFRETRKGRLEAGYLADFVVLDHDLTKATPDEILRTKVLRTVVGGRMVFQAGNQVMPSGRKAALDAE
- a CDS encoding DMT family transporter, producing MRVLKPATLARVLLLGTVLVWGGSFVVVKAALGDASPLLFNLIRMSLAAVVLAGVNWRELHGVTRAQVRAGALAGLFLALGYQFQTFGLVRTTAAKSAFITGLVVVFVPLLTLVPRFRPAGMRAPGWTAGVGACLAFGGLLLVTTPAGTAAKDIFGTIGLGDLLTLVCALAFAGHLLILARVSKGMGAGLLGTLQIADAAGVMLVTLPLEPVHFFHLTGRLVVALGVTSVLATAAAFTIQSYAQQHLPATQTAVILTLEPVFAWLTSMVVLGERLSGRSMAGAGLILISIALIELLPGTIHSTEIPG